TGTAAGActttctgtgtctgtgcagaaagtccttgaggtGTTGACGGTCAGCTCAACTCAACTCAACTGAACTCAAATCCTTCCCATCCCACTCAAAAGAAGGCCtcctttttcacttttaagTTAGTCAGGAATTTTACTGCAGTGATATCAAATCTCTCCTGTGGGCTACAAGAATGTCTCAAGTAATTTGCTTCCCAAATGTCATGCAAAATCACACTCAACCCTGTTCTCAGAAACTGCAAAGGAGAGAAGAACAAGTCTTCCCAGCCTCAGGGTACTGCATCTCCCCAGCACCTTGCCTGGCTTGTGCATATGCACAGAGACAGTCTCTGAGCTCCATCTGTTGTCACTCCCCCGGCTGAAGTGACAGTGGTACTATTTGGGGAAGGGAATGGGCCATGCATAAAGAGAAGATTTAAGCTGTGAAAGCAGGAATGAGTGAAGCCTCATTTCCATGTGagtctttcttcctttcttctctatGAGCAGGAAGAGATGTGGCGTggcactgcagccacaggaaCGAGGTCCAGCAGTACTCTGCATAGAGGACTTTCCCCTCAGGAGCACCTTGGAAAATACAGAGGGAGCACCTAAAGAAGTGTTTAAATCTACTATCCTACCCTCACCCTCATCTCAGGCAAGGGAAAGTGAACAAATGCTAGAAAACACATGGCTTCTGGACCAATCACAGTTACAGCTCTAATGTCTCTGTCCTCCTAGCCCTTGGGTATTTCATCTGCATCTGGGTGAGAAGAAACTCACCTTCTTCTTAGCTGTCTTCCGGAATCGCCGCTTCCGTACATTTTTCAGGGGAAGAGTGACTGTGACAGAGGAAACAGGTTTCAGGCAGATGGCCCGGTGAGAGAAGCACGTGTCAGAAGGGAGAAGATCCCTTCTGCAACAGGGAGAGAGCcgtggagaggagcagcagcaccgcCAGTACCTGGCAGCTGTGAGCACCTGGCTCGGATGCGGGGTACTGGGGTGGAGGGGCTTGGCACAGCCTCTACTCACTGCCATGGTTCCATAtgaatttcttctctctgtcctTGTCCTTCTTCTTGTTTGCCTTGGGGTCAGTGGTCGCTGTTTGCTCTTCCAAAGGCGGGTAGAGATCACCATCCACAGTGCAAACAAGCATCTGGAATCCCCACATGAACACAAGGATGTGAAGGAACAGTGACTGCCCACTGCACGTTGTCAGCCAAAGGGATTCGGGGGCATGGGGTCTGGGAAACACAGCTGcacccccagctcagctggacacagcagcagTTAAGCTGTCACAAGGACAGTCACATTTCTCACTTCAGGACTGAGGTTTCTGAAGACCAAGTGGAATGGGGAATTTTAAGCTGCTAATACTGTGAGATACAGAAATTGGGTATGTTATCATGGGTGTCCAGTTGCCAAAGCGTACAGGGGTTTTCCTGGAGGGGGGGCAATGACTTAAGCTGTTGGTGGAGGCAAGAAGGACAGCTCATACCTGGCAAATATCTGCTGTCTTGTAGAAGGTTTTCTTGTCAATGGTTTTTAAGCTCTCAATGATGCAGGGCAGATCCACCAGCTTGGCTGCCAGTGGCACCCGGTCCACACGGACAATCCCATGGCGCCCGTCCGCTGGGGAGAACCAGGGGACAGGTCAGTGCTGTGGCTCAACAGCCACCCCAGGAAAtacagccctgggcagcagaaACTTCACAGGACAACAGATGCAAGTGGCACAGCTTCAGCTGTGGATGGGCAGAGGTGCCCCGAGCAGATGCCCTGGTCCTGCTCACTCACCGTGCAGCTCAATGGTGAGCCTGTCCTTCAGGTTGACGTTCCCAGACTGGACTGCTCGCCGCACAGTTGAGGCATATTCCTGAGAAGGGAATTCTTCAGGAGCCGGTATACTTCCCCCAGGAATTACCAAAGGCTTCTGCCCAACCCACCCAGCTTTAAACACACCACATCCACATGCCGGACAGCAACCGCAAGACCCACGGTGAACTGCACCCTCCTCCCAACACCACGTTAACGTGGCTCTGCTGTTCCCAGGGCTCTCCATACCCCCTGGACACCACAGCTGTGACAGTGGTGTGAGGTCCCTGACAGAGACACCTGCCAGAGCTCCACAGCACTGTGGGCAGTTAGAGCTCCCCTCACCAAGCCCTTGTGGCCCCAGCAGGGCACAGTCTCACAGAATCCCAGCATAACTGGGACTGGAAGAAGAGATCATCCAGTCGAACCCCCCGtcaaggcagggtcacctgaAGCAGGTGATACACGTACACATCCgggtgggtttgggatgtctccagagagggagattCCACGGCCTCCCTGGGCACTGTTCAGTGGGCTGTTTCAGTGCTCTGCCACTCTCAATGGAAAGTTCTTCCTCACGGTGAGGTGGAACTTGTGCTTTAGTTTATCTGGTGCCCTGTCGCTGGGCACCAGAAAAAGAGTCTCAGCTTTACACACACAACAAACAGCGATAAGAGCACTTATAGCCACTGCAACTAAAGAGCCAGTACTTGTTAAACCCTTCTAGAAAGGTCCTCCCAAACCCTCTAGGTTGTCTCTAAGCCTCCTGCTCTGAGTGGCAGGAGCACCTCTCTAGGGAAGGCCGTGGAGAAGCCGTTCAAAAGGATGGGAACGGGCTACCCAGGCCCCAGAGCACCCAACCTGCTCCCACATGCCAGACCCGCAGCTTCCCCACTGCCCTGCTAACGCCTGCGGCAGCCGGTGCTGGCCGGCCGGCCGGGCTGAGCTCGGTGTGGCTCGGAGGGGCCGCGACGGAGCGAGCCCTTACCGGGGGCAGCCGCAGCACGAACTGGCTCTCGAGCTCGTGCGGAGCATCGTCCTTGCCCTTGCTCATCCCGCCTCCTCCGGCTCCGCCGCAAACACGCCGTCAGCCTGGGGAAGGCTCCTGCACGGAGAGCCCGGCCCAGCGCCGGCCCCGGCCGCCCCGCGGAAGCCGAGCCCGGCGCGCCGCCCCTTCCGCTCCCGGCCCGTTCCGGCCCCGTAACGCCGCGCGGGTGCCGGTGGCCATGGGGACCGGGTTCggcgcggggctggggctggccctggccTCCAGCGCCTTCATCGGTGGCAGCTTCGTCCTGAAGAAGAAGGGGCTGCTCCGGCTGTGCGGCCGCGCCAGGGCAGGTACGGCCGCTCCCGGGGCGCTGCTCCCGCTGGGTCCCCCGAGGGTCGTGACGAGAATTTTGTTCGGCTTCATCTGAGGTTTCTCGTTTGTTTCCTCGGCGCTCAGGGCAAGGAGGGCACGCGTACCTGCgagagtggctttggtgggcagggctgctgtgcagtAAGTACCGCGCTCAGACTGCGGCGAGGCGCGCTTACCATGGGatcacggaatggtttgggttggtggggaccttaaagatcatctcgttccaacccCCCCCGTAGGAACACTCACTGTCCcgggttgctccaagctccaatgtctaacctggccttgaacacttcccgGGACGGGGCAgccacatcttctctgggcaccctgtgccggGGCCTCACCAATCTCacagggaataatttcttcctggtatcttatctaaacctactctcGCTCAGTTTCaacccattcccccttgtgcTGTCACTACAcgcccttgtaaaaagtctccctctccccctttcttgtaggctccctttgCATACTGGAGAGCCACAATTAGGTCATTCCAGAGCCTTCCCTTTTAGGAGTGTGGTTGTGGTTGTTTCCAGTCACTTTCACGTTTTGTTACTACCACTTTCGTTTGACTGCTTGAGTTTTATCCAAGTTTCTGATTATGATGTTGATCTCGTTGTAATTAAACTATTCTAAAGTCTCATGCACTACCAGGCTTCTCTGCtaagcaggagctgaggagctggTTTAGCTGGCTTGGGTTTAGTGCTTCTGAAGTGGCCTGCCCTGAGGATGTAGGGATAATGGCACATCCAGCACTGTGTACAGCAACTTCAGCAGCTTTACACTTTTCAATGTTAAGAACCAACTCTTAACTGATTTACAGctttaaaaagctgtaaaagCTGTTCCAGGAAAAGGACAGATGCCTTTCAGCTTTGTGGAAATTATGGAAATACTTTCCTGTGGTTGCTGCTCACTGTAGAGGCACATGTGACTAAGGATCACTGTGCATAACactgagccttctcttcccaaGAGAACCTGTGTGGGCCTTCTGCTTCTTCTGGCTGGTGCTGTTCTTCCCTGGTTACTCAACATACAACAGCATGCTCAGGAGGAAGCTGAGGCTTTTCTGACTACACTCAAACTTGTGTTACGGTGAATTGCTCCCGCTTTGATGCTCACAGGAGTTTCTCTTGCAGTGGGAGTTGGAGAAGCTGCAAATTTCGCCGCCTATGCCTTTGCCCCTGCAACACTGGTAACTCCACTGGGTGCTCTGAGTGTCCTTGTTAGGTAAGCAGCCTCAGAAACAGCCTCCCTTCACCTACCAGCCCTTAGTGATGAAAGCAGTTGCTCTGCTCTCTTTCCTCAGGTATCCATTTCTTGTCCTAAttggttttggagttttttttttttttttttttctttttcagtgccGTTCTGTCTTCCATCTTCCTGAATGAGCAGCTGAATGTTCACGGGAAGATTGGCTGCATGCTGAGTATCCTGGGCTCCACTGTGATGGTGATCCATGCTCCACAGGAAGAAGAGGTTTCCAGCCTGGAGTCAATGGCAGAGAAGCTGAAAGATCCAGGTACTAAAATAAAAGGATTCCTGTTGACTTCAGGCCAATGACAGGTGGGATACAACTTGGATAGATTGGAAAGGACTGAACTAAATGGTAATTGAGCTGTTTCTTGTTCTGCACACCCCACTGGAATCATTAAGTTACCAAGTGGGCTGGTATTTTACTGCCTGTGAGGTATAGATGCaaaaaggaggagcagggaaatgaGGTGCAGCTGTCAGCAGAAGTGATTGCCCTTTGGCAGTGCCAGGAACTGCAGAGGGAATTCCTGTACATGAGGGTGGTAGTGGTGTGGCTGAGAAAAGACAGAGGAGGAAATTCAGGCGGAAGAACTCAAGGCAAGAGAATTCAAGGACTTGTGCCCAAGATCAGGTAGTCCTGGTGTTTATGTTAGAGGAGGAACCAAGTCACAAGGATATGATGTAGGCAATAGCACAAATGGCAGAATAAGCCAAAAGAGATGGAGGAAGGCAGCATAAGgaaaagagcaaagcagagtAACAAGTAGATGTTGCTGCTCATTAGGgggagcactgccagggcattCCCGTGGTGtggcattttcctttttatctcacTAGTCTGCAGCATTCAGCCACGGCTTCCCAAGCCTTCTGTCACCTTCCTGGGCCTCCTGCTGCACTGCAAAAGCCCCCCAGCTCTGTTAGTGCTGTggagcctggcagtgcccctgcCACTCCTAGCAGACTGTGTCTCCAACAGCCTGACTTGTGATCACACTGTAATGAGCTGTTGTTGCCTCTGCAGCTTTGCTCAGGCTTTCCAACCCTGCTCCCTTCAGATGGAGGCCAGAAAGGCTGATGGGGCAGTTACCTGCCTGTCCTCCATCTCTACTTGCTGTTCAGTCAtatctgtcactgctgctgctgatctGATCTGATCTGATGGGAGTTCTTGAATTCTTATTTCCCCAAGGATTCATTGTATTTGCTGTGTGTGTCCTGGTGAGCTCCCTTCTGCTCATCTTTGTGGCTGGACCCCGCTATGGACAGAGCAATGTCCTGGTTTATGTTTTGGTCTGCTCTGCCATTGGCTCCCTGTCCGTATCCTGCGTCAAAGGCCTGGGGATTGCCCTGAAAGAATTGTTCTCTGGGAAGCCAGTCCTGAAGGAACCCCTGGGCTGGGTGCTCCTGGTGTGCCTGGTGATCTGCATCAGCATCCAGATCAACTATCTGAACAAAGCCCTGGACATTTTCAACACCTCCGTGGTCACACCCATTTACTATGTGCTGTTCACCACAGCAGTCATGACGTGCTCGGCCATCCTCTTCAAGGAGTGGCAGCACATGGTGCTGGACAACATCATCGGCTCCATCAGCGGCTTCCTCACCATCGTGTCCGGCATCTTCCTCCTGCACGCCTTCAGGGACATGCCCTtcacccccagcctcctgcccctcttcctgcagccaggcagggcagacCCACACCTGCCCTGGAGCAGTGCAGACAGACACCAGTCCTGTCAGCACCAGCCTCTGCTGCCCTCGGAGGACAAGGGCTCTCAGAgtgcagaggaagaggaggaggaggaggagaagtgaAAGCAGGTGAGGAAGCATCTGAACTGCTGGCTTCCTGCTCCCGCtgccaaatgctgctgcaggagctgtgagttaccctctgcctgccccagcaccaccacGCTGACGGGAGGctgacagagcagcagcctcctgtGGCTACAGAcaggagccctgggagctgcccagTTCCTGGCAACTGTGTTTCTTCACTCCTATTTTCCGTGAAGAATTAATCTGCCCTTGTCAGGACTCGGACCTCGGCTGTGCAGAGAGAGGCCTGCAGCACTAACACAGTGCTAACCATGACTCCGTGGCAGGTCACACATCTGGGGAGGCTCACACTGTTTTTTAAACCCAGAATTAACAGTTACAGAATGATCTAACGTGGTGCCAAGGTTGCGCAGAGAGAAGACGGATGTCTGGCTTTAAAGGTGACACTCAGAGAGTATTAATGCAAAAATTCCTCTGCCAAGTACTCGGTTTTGATTACTCTGCTAGAATT
The sequence above is a segment of the Vidua chalybeata isolate OUT-0048 chromosome 14, bVidCha1 merged haplotype, whole genome shotgun sequence genome. Coding sequences within it:
- the LOC128795303 gene encoding magnesium transporter NIPA2-like, producing MGTGFGAGLGLALASSAFIGGSFVLKKKGLLRLCGRARAGQGGHAYLREWLWWAGLLCMGVGEAANFAAYAFAPATLVTPLGALSVLVSAVLSSIFLNEQLNVHGKIGCMLSILGSTVMVIHAPQEEEVSSLESMAEKLKDPGFIVFAVCVLVSSLLLIFVAGPRYGQSNVLVYVLVCSAIGSLSVSCVKGLGIALKELFSGKPVLKEPLGWVLLVCLVICISIQINYLNKALDIFNTSVVTPIYYVLFTTAVMTCSAILFKEWQHMVLDNIIGSISGFLTIVSGIFLLHAFRDMPFTPSLLPLFLQPGRADPHLPWSSADRHQSCQHQPLLPSEDKGSQSAEEEEEEEEK